Proteins encoded by one window of Vibrio panuliri:
- the mltF gene encoding membrane-bound lytic murein transglycosylase MltF, with protein MISHFLNRARTYILFAISIVTLAGCQIESAPKSDLDQIRERGVLRVGTLNNQLAYYIGPDGPAGLDYEIARKFAEELGVRLEMKPAYQISNLYPALENGEIDIIAAGLTQSPERVKRFRPAPAYYYVSQQLIYKKGQWRPRNLAQLLKKQPQLIEANDGKPVVTIVGDSHFNQTLTKLKEEHPEFEFTIDQTADVGDLLKQVSEGKIPFTVADSVEVSLSQRIYPDVATAFELTEDQPTSWFLRRSDDESLYAMVIEFFGNLKQSDQLAQLEEKYIGHIDSFDYVDTRAFIRALDDKLPKWSPLFQEYSEEFDWRLIAALAYQESHWNPIARSPTGVRGMMMLTLPTAKSVGVTNRLDPEQSVKGGVEYLRRMVARIPDSIEQHEKIWFALASYNVGYGHVMDARRLTKKQGGNPDQWMDVKERLPLLRQAKYHRQTRYGYARGDEARNYVENIRRYYQSIIGHIEQQTPDETDVNIDDLTVIEVDPQLLSSAESSLSGASAATPSEPTSASGKTN; from the coding sequence ATGATCAGCCATTTTCTAAACAGAGCACGCACCTATATCTTGTTTGCTATCAGTATTGTTACGCTAGCCGGCTGTCAGATAGAGTCTGCACCGAAAAGCGATCTCGATCAGATTCGTGAGCGTGGAGTGTTGCGTGTCGGCACGTTGAATAATCAGCTAGCTTATTACATCGGCCCTGATGGTCCGGCAGGCTTGGACTATGAAATCGCGCGTAAGTTTGCTGAGGAGCTTGGCGTAAGGCTCGAAATGAAACCTGCCTACCAAATCTCAAACCTGTATCCAGCACTAGAGAACGGTGAGATCGACATCATTGCCGCAGGTCTTACCCAATCACCAGAGCGTGTTAAGCGTTTTCGACCAGCTCCCGCGTATTACTATGTCAGCCAACAGTTGATCTATAAGAAAGGTCAATGGCGTCCTCGCAACCTTGCTCAGTTATTGAAAAAGCAACCACAGTTAATCGAAGCCAATGACGGCAAACCGGTTGTAACTATCGTTGGAGACTCTCATTTCAATCAAACCTTAACCAAATTAAAAGAAGAGCACCCAGAATTTGAGTTTACGATTGATCAAACCGCAGATGTCGGTGATCTACTTAAGCAAGTCTCTGAAGGCAAAATCCCGTTTACTGTCGCTGACTCCGTTGAAGTTTCTCTTTCTCAGCGTATTTATCCGGATGTGGCGACCGCGTTTGAACTCACAGAGGACCAACCAACCTCATGGTTCTTGCGCCGCTCAGATGATGAAAGCTTATATGCGATGGTGATTGAATTTTTTGGCAATCTAAAACAATCCGATCAACTTGCGCAGCTTGAAGAGAAATACATTGGCCACATTGACAGCTTTGACTATGTGGATACTCGCGCCTTTATTCGTGCGCTGGACGACAAATTGCCAAAGTGGTCTCCTCTGTTTCAAGAGTATTCAGAGGAGTTTGACTGGCGCTTAATTGCCGCCTTGGCTTATCAAGAGTCTCATTGGAACCCAATTGCTCGCTCGCCAACAGGTGTCCGCGGCATGATGATGTTAACGTTGCCCACCGCAAAAAGCGTTGGGGTGACCAATCGCCTAGACCCCGAGCAATCGGTAAAAGGAGGGGTGGAATACTTACGTCGCATGGTGGCACGCATTCCTGATTCTATCGAGCAGCATGAGAAAATTTGGTTTGCCCTAGCCTCTTACAACGTTGGCTATGGTCATGTTATGGATGCGCGTCGTCTCACTAAGAAACAAGGCGGAAACCCAGATCAGTGGATGGATGTAAAAGAGCGCCTACCTCTGCTTCGCCAAGCTAAATATCACCGTCAAACCCGCTACGGTTATGCGCGTGGTGACGAAGCTCGTAACTATGTAGAAAACATTCGTCGTTACTACCAGAGCATCATTGGACATATTGAGCAGCAAACGCCCGATGAGACCGATGTGAATATTGACGATTTGACCGTGATTGAAGTTGATCCTCAGTTGCTCTCAAGCGCTGAAAGCTCACTGTCTGGAGCCTCGGCGGCGACCCCAAGTGAGCCAACAAGCGCAAGCGGCAAAACCAACTAA